A DNA window from Vanacampus margaritifer isolate UIUO_Vmar chromosome 19, RoL_Vmar_1.0, whole genome shotgun sequence contains the following coding sequences:
- the gpatch2 gene encoding G patch domain-containing protein 2 isoform X2 has translation MFRAANRKSIGKAGNGWHFRRTMDELVHDLVSALEESSEQAARGGFGDGGDHALTVGCLLKRQARKRRGRKRRSDNPHPPWETGHLSEGSESSVEEHKQDYRAGTGGVSAANTHARDNSDSDEQLGPKRRTPQTSETGRTKRPLWPDDQGVLGSADGMRSLRRRRKVKRMAVDPPAEPEPPSAVMPAPPSIPKARMASAGPRRLSPGEGRAAMEICGGGGPLLAAGGKNRMKKRKMVLHRLAAEAADEGVVVESEEPVSSLVEGCKDKMELEEHKGSDEEMSDRCETSSVSNSSDGGLYTNDEGRQGDDEQSDWFCEGEPGSGSGGACGVAGVIPWWERDAGAEELDLNDPVFNNILTGSFPLMTPDTRRGFQARLSRLHGHPRTCDDGLQGGSGQGFDDGHGSWFSSSSRKEHGQLHWDPRTERGHRRSCSVKTANRQTSGHLGSLCMGDVKRRRKAAPLGSSMPPAVVGENVPPIPDTNLGNRMLQSMGWSPGAGLGPDGRGITEPIRALQRPKGAGLGFN, from the exons ATGTTCCGCGCGGCTAACCGAAAAAGCATCGGCAAAGCGGGGAACGGCTG GCACTTTCGCCGGACGATGGACGAGCTGGTCCATGACCTGGTGTCAGCCCTGGAGGAGAGCTCGGAGCAGGCGGCGCGCGGTGGCTTCGGCGACGGCGGAGACCACGCGTTGACCGTGGGCTGCCTGCTGAAGAGACAGGCCAGGAAGCGCAggggccggaaacggcgctccGACAACCCGCACCCGCCCTGGGAGACTGGCCACCTGAGCGAGGGCTCCGAGTCCAGCGTTGAAGAGCACAAG cAGGACTACCGTGCCGGCACAGGTGGCGTGTCAGCTGCCAACACCCACGCTCGGGACAACAGCGACTCGGACGAGCAGCTGGGCCCCAAACGCCGAACCCCGCAGACGTCCGAAACGGGTAGGACCAAGAGGCCCCTGTGGCCGGATGACCAGGGCGTCCTGGGGTCCGCCGACGGAATGCGCAGTCTCCGGCGACGGCGCAAGGTCAAGCGAATGGCCGTGGACCCCCCTGCTGAGCCGGAACCCCCCTCCGCTGTGATGCCAGCACCCCCGTCCATCCCAAAGGCTCGCATGGCCAGTGCCGGACCCCGCCGACTTAGCCCCGGCGAGGGCAGGGCGGCCATGGAGATCTGCGGGGGCGGCGGCCCGCTGCTGGCGGCGGGCGGGAAGAACAGaatgaagaagaggaagatggTGCTCCACAGGCTGGCGGCGGAGGCTGCCGATGAAGGCGTGGTGGTGGAGAGCGAGGAGCCCGTCTCGTCTTTGGTGGAAGGATGCAAGGACAAAATGGAACTAGAGGAGCACAAGGGCTCCGATGAGGAGATGAGCGACAGGTG TGAAACCAGCAGCGTGAGTAACAGCAGCGATGGCGGCCTCTACACCAACGATGAAGGCCGACAAG GTGACGATGAGCAGAGCGACTGGTTTTGCGAGGGTGAACCCGGCTCGGGCAGCGGGGGCGCGTGCGGGGTGGCGGGTGTCATCCCCTGGTGGGAGAGGGACGCCGGCGCAGAAGAGCTGGACCTGAATGACCCGGTCTTCAACAACATCCTTACGGGCTCCTTCCCCCTCATGACCCCCGACACCAGGAGAG GGTTCCAGGCCCGGCTCAGCCGACTCCACGGACACCCGAGGACCTGCGACGACGGGCTGCAGGGCGGCAGCGGTCAGGGTTTCGACGACGGTCACGG GTCGTGGTTCAGCTCGAGCTCAAGGAAGGAACATGGACAG TTACACTGGGACCCCCGGACGGAACGAGGCCATCGCAGGAGCTGCTCTGTAAAAACGGCTAACAG ACAGACGAGCGGCCACCTCGGTTCTCTGTGCATGGGCGACGTCAAGCGGAGGCGGAAGGCAGCTCCCCTCGGGTCCTCGATGCCCCCAG CGGTGGTGGGCGAGAACGTGCCGCCCATTCCCGACACAAATTTGGGCAACCGCATGTTGCAGAGCATGGGATGGAGCCCGGGCGCGGGCCTGGGCCCCGACGGGCGGGGCATCACCGAGCCCATCCGGGCCCTGCAGAGACCGAAGGGCGCGGGGTTGGGCTTCAACTGA
- the gpatch2 gene encoding G patch domain-containing protein 2 isoform X1, which yields MFRAANRKSIGKAGNGWHFRRTMDELVHDLVSALEESSEQAARGGFGDGGDHALTVGCLLKRQARKRRGRKRRSDNPHPPWETGHLSEGSESSVEEHKQDYRAGTGGVSAANTHARDNSDSDEQLGPKRRTPQTSETGRTKRPLWPDDQGVLGSADGMRSLRRRRKVKRMAVDPPAEPEPPSAVMPAPPSIPKARMASAGPRRLSPGEGRAAMEICGGGGPLLAAGGKNRMKKRKMVLHRLAAEAADEGVVVESEEPVSSLVEGCKDKMELEEHKGSDEEMSDRCETSSVSNSSDGGLYTNDEGRQGDDEQSDWFCEGEPGSGSGGACGVAGVIPWWERDAGAEELDLNDPVFNNILTGSFPLMTPDTRRGFQARLSRLHGHPRTCDDGLQGGSGQGFDDGHGVALNRSWFSSSSRKEHGQLHWDPRTERGHRRSCSVKTANRQTSGHLGSLCMGDVKRRRKAAPLGSSMPPAVVGENVPPIPDTNLGNRMLQSMGWSPGAGLGPDGRGITEPIRALQRPKGAGLGFN from the exons ATGTTCCGCGCGGCTAACCGAAAAAGCATCGGCAAAGCGGGGAACGGCTG GCACTTTCGCCGGACGATGGACGAGCTGGTCCATGACCTGGTGTCAGCCCTGGAGGAGAGCTCGGAGCAGGCGGCGCGCGGTGGCTTCGGCGACGGCGGAGACCACGCGTTGACCGTGGGCTGCCTGCTGAAGAGACAGGCCAGGAAGCGCAggggccggaaacggcgctccGACAACCCGCACCCGCCCTGGGAGACTGGCCACCTGAGCGAGGGCTCCGAGTCCAGCGTTGAAGAGCACAAG cAGGACTACCGTGCCGGCACAGGTGGCGTGTCAGCTGCCAACACCCACGCTCGGGACAACAGCGACTCGGACGAGCAGCTGGGCCCCAAACGCCGAACCCCGCAGACGTCCGAAACGGGTAGGACCAAGAGGCCCCTGTGGCCGGATGACCAGGGCGTCCTGGGGTCCGCCGACGGAATGCGCAGTCTCCGGCGACGGCGCAAGGTCAAGCGAATGGCCGTGGACCCCCCTGCTGAGCCGGAACCCCCCTCCGCTGTGATGCCAGCACCCCCGTCCATCCCAAAGGCTCGCATGGCCAGTGCCGGACCCCGCCGACTTAGCCCCGGCGAGGGCAGGGCGGCCATGGAGATCTGCGGGGGCGGCGGCCCGCTGCTGGCGGCGGGCGGGAAGAACAGaatgaagaagaggaagatggTGCTCCACAGGCTGGCGGCGGAGGCTGCCGATGAAGGCGTGGTGGTGGAGAGCGAGGAGCCCGTCTCGTCTTTGGTGGAAGGATGCAAGGACAAAATGGAACTAGAGGAGCACAAGGGCTCCGATGAGGAGATGAGCGACAGGTG TGAAACCAGCAGCGTGAGTAACAGCAGCGATGGCGGCCTCTACACCAACGATGAAGGCCGACAAG GTGACGATGAGCAGAGCGACTGGTTTTGCGAGGGTGAACCCGGCTCGGGCAGCGGGGGCGCGTGCGGGGTGGCGGGTGTCATCCCCTGGTGGGAGAGGGACGCCGGCGCAGAAGAGCTGGACCTGAATGACCCGGTCTTCAACAACATCCTTACGGGCTCCTTCCCCCTCATGACCCCCGACACCAGGAGAG GGTTCCAGGCCCGGCTCAGCCGACTCCACGGACACCCGAGGACCTGCGACGACGGGCTGCAGGGCGGCAGCGGTCAGGGTTTCGACGACGGTCACGG TGTCGCCCTCAACAGGTCGTGGTTCAGCTCGAGCTCAAGGAAGGAACATGGACAG TTACACTGGGACCCCCGGACGGAACGAGGCCATCGCAGGAGCTGCTCTGTAAAAACGGCTAACAG ACAGACGAGCGGCCACCTCGGTTCTCTGTGCATGGGCGACGTCAAGCGGAGGCGGAAGGCAGCTCCCCTCGGGTCCTCGATGCCCCCAG CGGTGGTGGGCGAGAACGTGCCGCCCATTCCCGACACAAATTTGGGCAACCGCATGTTGCAGAGCATGGGATGGAGCCCGGGCGCGGGCCTGGGCCCCGACGGGCGGGGCATCACCGAGCCCATCCGGGCCCTGCAGAGACCGAAGGGCGCGGGGTTGGGCTTCAACTGA
- the gpatch2 gene encoding G patch domain-containing protein 2 isoform X3 produces MDELVHDLVSALEESSEQAARGGFGDGGDHALTVGCLLKRQARKRRGRKRRSDNPHPPWETGHLSEGSESSVEEHKQDYRAGTGGVSAANTHARDNSDSDEQLGPKRRTPQTSETGRTKRPLWPDDQGVLGSADGMRSLRRRRKVKRMAVDPPAEPEPPSAVMPAPPSIPKARMASAGPRRLSPGEGRAAMEICGGGGPLLAAGGKNRMKKRKMVLHRLAAEAADEGVVVESEEPVSSLVEGCKDKMELEEHKGSDEEMSDRCETSSVSNSSDGGLYTNDEGRQGDDEQSDWFCEGEPGSGSGGACGVAGVIPWWERDAGAEELDLNDPVFNNILTGSFPLMTPDTRRGFQARLSRLHGHPRTCDDGLQGGSGQGFDDGHGVALNRSWFSSSSRKEHGQLHWDPRTERGHRRSCSVKTANRQTSGHLGSLCMGDVKRRRKAAPLGSSMPPAVVGENVPPIPDTNLGNRMLQSMGWSPGAGLGPDGRGITEPIRALQRPKGAGLGFN; encoded by the exons ATGGACGAGCTGGTCCATGACCTGGTGTCAGCCCTGGAGGAGAGCTCGGAGCAGGCGGCGCGCGGTGGCTTCGGCGACGGCGGAGACCACGCGTTGACCGTGGGCTGCCTGCTGAAGAGACAGGCCAGGAAGCGCAggggccggaaacggcgctccGACAACCCGCACCCGCCCTGGGAGACTGGCCACCTGAGCGAGGGCTCCGAGTCCAGCGTTGAAGAGCACAAG cAGGACTACCGTGCCGGCACAGGTGGCGTGTCAGCTGCCAACACCCACGCTCGGGACAACAGCGACTCGGACGAGCAGCTGGGCCCCAAACGCCGAACCCCGCAGACGTCCGAAACGGGTAGGACCAAGAGGCCCCTGTGGCCGGATGACCAGGGCGTCCTGGGGTCCGCCGACGGAATGCGCAGTCTCCGGCGACGGCGCAAGGTCAAGCGAATGGCCGTGGACCCCCCTGCTGAGCCGGAACCCCCCTCCGCTGTGATGCCAGCACCCCCGTCCATCCCAAAGGCTCGCATGGCCAGTGCCGGACCCCGCCGACTTAGCCCCGGCGAGGGCAGGGCGGCCATGGAGATCTGCGGGGGCGGCGGCCCGCTGCTGGCGGCGGGCGGGAAGAACAGaatgaagaagaggaagatggTGCTCCACAGGCTGGCGGCGGAGGCTGCCGATGAAGGCGTGGTGGTGGAGAGCGAGGAGCCCGTCTCGTCTTTGGTGGAAGGATGCAAGGACAAAATGGAACTAGAGGAGCACAAGGGCTCCGATGAGGAGATGAGCGACAGGTG TGAAACCAGCAGCGTGAGTAACAGCAGCGATGGCGGCCTCTACACCAACGATGAAGGCCGACAAG GTGACGATGAGCAGAGCGACTGGTTTTGCGAGGGTGAACCCGGCTCGGGCAGCGGGGGCGCGTGCGGGGTGGCGGGTGTCATCCCCTGGTGGGAGAGGGACGCCGGCGCAGAAGAGCTGGACCTGAATGACCCGGTCTTCAACAACATCCTTACGGGCTCCTTCCCCCTCATGACCCCCGACACCAGGAGAG GGTTCCAGGCCCGGCTCAGCCGACTCCACGGACACCCGAGGACCTGCGACGACGGGCTGCAGGGCGGCAGCGGTCAGGGTTTCGACGACGGTCACGG TGTCGCCCTCAACAGGTCGTGGTTCAGCTCGAGCTCAAGGAAGGAACATGGACAG TTACACTGGGACCCCCGGACGGAACGAGGCCATCGCAGGAGCTGCTCTGTAAAAACGGCTAACAG ACAGACGAGCGGCCACCTCGGTTCTCTGTGCATGGGCGACGTCAAGCGGAGGCGGAAGGCAGCTCCCCTCGGGTCCTCGATGCCCCCAG CGGTGGTGGGCGAGAACGTGCCGCCCATTCCCGACACAAATTTGGGCAACCGCATGTTGCAGAGCATGGGATGGAGCCCGGGCGCGGGCCTGGGCCCCGACGGGCGGGGCATCACCGAGCCCATCCGGGCCCTGCAGAGACCGAAGGGCGCGGGGTTGGGCTTCAACTGA